One Desulfovibrio sp. genomic window carries:
- the cobA gene encoding uroporphyrinogen-III C-methyltransferase, whose protein sequence is MKVYLIGAGPGDPGLLTLKGRDALAAADVVVYDALANDSLLNHASPHAEKIYVGKVAGNHALPQDEINALLVRKAKEDKIVARLKGGDPYIFGRGGEEAEELVAAGVPFEEVPGISSTIAAPAYAGIPLTHRDFASSVTIITGHENPDKPGSVHNWPALAASASTLVFVMGMKNLPDIARNLLDAGMAPDTPAALIYRGTTPRQRSLVSTLAKLPAAAIEAKFTNPSVILVGKVASLHKTLNWFEQKPLMGRSIVVTRAREQASGLAASLTELGAEVIQCPTIEISPMADYAELDAALANLADYQWIIFTSVNGVRHFWQRLAAAGKDSRALATCKVAAIGPATADALTQHGIAPDFIPDRYVAEGVLDGLVARENGNVRGKRFLLPRAAKAREVLPDELRKAGAVVDVISAYQTVPAAHRKNEVMERITAGTLDCVTFGSSSTVENFLSLIPADVLKAHPEVQLAAIGPITADTLTANGLLCHIQPAEYTIPALVAALKKHFAKA, encoded by the coding sequence ATGAAGGTGTATCTGATCGGCGCAGGCCCCGGCGACCCAGGCCTGCTTACCCTCAAGGGGCGTGACGCCCTGGCCGCCGCCGACGTGGTGGTCTACGACGCGCTTGCCAATGACAGCCTGCTCAACCACGCCAGCCCCCACGCGGAAAAAATCTATGTGGGCAAGGTGGCGGGCAACCATGCCCTGCCCCAGGATGAAATCAACGCCCTGCTGGTGCGCAAGGCCAAGGAAGACAAGATCGTGGCCCGCCTGAAAGGCGGCGACCCCTATATATTCGGACGCGGCGGCGAAGAGGCCGAAGAACTGGTGGCCGCCGGAGTGCCCTTTGAAGAAGTGCCCGGCATCAGCAGCACCATCGCGGCTCCGGCATATGCGGGCATTCCGCTGACCCACCGCGATTTTGCGTCTTCCGTGACCATCATCACCGGCCACGAAAACCCGGACAAGCCCGGCTCCGTCCACAACTGGCCCGCCCTGGCGGCCAGCGCCTCCACCCTGGTTTTTGTCATGGGCATGAAAAACCTGCCCGACATTGCCCGCAATCTTCTGGACGCGGGCATGGCCCCGGACACTCCGGCCGCCCTCATCTATCGCGGCACGACCCCCCGCCAGCGCAGCCTTGTGTCCACACTGGCCAAACTGCCCGCCGCCGCCATTGAAGCCAAGTTCACCAATCCTTCCGTGATCCTGGTGGGCAAGGTGGCCAGCCTGCACAAGACCCTCAACTGGTTTGAGCAAAAGCCCCTCATGGGCCGCAGCATTGTGGTAACACGCGCCCGCGAACAGGCCAGCGGCCTCGCGGCCAGCCTGACGGAACTGGGGGCCGAGGTTATCCAGTGCCCCACCATTGAAATCAGCCCCATGGCCGACTATGCGGAACTGGACGCCGCCCTCGCCAACCTGGCCGACTACCAGTGGATCATCTTCACCTCGGTCAACGGCGTGCGCCATTTCTGGCAGCGTCTGGCTGCGGCGGGCAAGGACAGCCGCGCCCTGGCCACCTGCAAGGTGGCAGCCATCGGCCCCGCCACCGCCGATGCCCTGACCCAGCACGGCATTGCGCCAGACTTCATCCCCGATCGCTATGTGGCCGAGGGCGTGCTCGACGGCCTTGTGGCCCGCGAAAACGGCAACGTGCGCGGCAAGCGCTTTCTTTTGCCCCGCGCCGCCAAGGCCCGCGAAGTGCTGCCCGACGAACTGCGCAAAGCCGGAGCCGTGGTGGACGTTATCTCCGCCTACCAGACCGTGCCCGCCGCCCACCGCAAAAACGAGGTGATGGAGCGCATCACGGCCGGTACGCTGGACTGCGTGACCTTTGGCTCTTCATCCACTGTGGAGAACTTTCTCTCCCTTATTCCGGCGGATGTGCTCAAGGCCCATCCCGAAGTGCAGCTCGCCGCCATCGGCCCCATTACGGCCGACACGCTCACGGCCAACGGCCTGCTCTGCCACATCCAGCCCGCGGAATACACCATTCCCGCGCTGGTCGCGGCGCTGAAAAAACACTTCGCCAAGGCCTGA
- a CDS encoding leucyl aminopeptidase, giving the protein MDIRFQNLGPEHWKGEVMLAPVCQDEALTEVCPQIDKAAPWLVIAPALRDFKGKAGELAILHGHPDLSVPRVLAVGLGPREKVDTAGIRKAIAAAVQLCRQKGYASILLPEPALARLPGGRERLVEECVCAAQLALYRFSALKKADKDEPADPQWLALGFDGEEVPDASHAAARRGENAAWAVGMARDLSSTPPNLLYPEKLAERAQELARQKGFTCTVLDEHALEKEGMGCLMAVGQGSGRPPRLVIIEYAPKGHEQDKPLILVGKGITFDTGGISLKPAPNMHQMKADMTGAATVLAAVAALAQEEAPRRVIGLLACAENMPGGRAMRPGDVVRAANGDTVEIQNTDAEGRLALCDALAYAQKTWTPAAMVDIATLTGACAVALGTQVAGLFSDDEDLSERIRAAGGACGEEFWPLPLWKPYAEQLKSDVADICHMGPREGGAINAALFLQHFIQEGVRWAHLDIAGVDWAAKPTPLCPAGPSAFGARTLLELARGGV; this is encoded by the coding sequence ATGGATATACGTTTTCAAAATCTTGGCCCGGAACACTGGAAGGGCGAGGTCATGCTGGCCCCTGTCTGCCAGGATGAGGCCCTGACGGAAGTCTGCCCCCAGATCGACAAGGCCGCGCCCTGGCTGGTCATCGCGCCCGCCCTGCGCGACTTCAAGGGCAAGGCCGGCGAGCTTGCCATCCTGCACGGGCACCCCGATCTTTCCGTGCCCCGCGTGCTGGCCGTGGGCCTTGGCCCCAGAGAAAAGGTGGACACCGCAGGCATCCGCAAGGCCATTGCCGCTGCCGTGCAATTGTGCCGCCAGAAGGGCTACGCCTCCATACTGCTGCCCGAACCGGCCCTCGCCCGCCTGCCCGGCGGCCGCGAACGCCTGGTGGAAGAATGCGTGTGCGCCGCCCAACTGGCCCTGTACCGTTTTTCAGCGCTGAAAAAAGCCGACAAGGACGAGCCTGCCGATCCGCAGTGGCTGGCCCTCGGCTTTGACGGCGAAGAAGTGCCCGACGCCTCCCACGCCGCCGCCCGCCGTGGTGAAAACGCGGCCTGGGCCGTGGGCATGGCCCGCGACCTCTCCAGCACCCCGCCCAACCTGCTCTACCCTGAAAAGCTGGCCGAGCGCGCCCAGGAACTGGCCCGCCAGAAGGGCTTTACCTGCACAGTGCTTGACGAGCACGCCCTTGAAAAAGAAGGCATGGGCTGCCTCATGGCCGTGGGCCAGGGTTCGGGCCGTCCGCCCCGCCTTGTCATCATTGAATACGCCCCCAAGGGCCACGAGCAGGACAAGCCCCTGATCCTCGTGGGCAAGGGCATCACTTTTGACACGGGCGGCATCAGCCTCAAGCCCGCGCCCAACATGCACCAGATGAAGGCCGACATGACGGGAGCCGCCACCGTGCTGGCCGCCGTGGCCGCGCTGGCGCAGGAAGAGGCCCCCCGCCGTGTCATCGGCCTTCTGGCCTGCGCCGAAAACATGCCCGGTGGCCGCGCCATGCGCCCCGGTGATGTTGTACGGGCCGCCAACGGCGACACTGTTGAAATCCAGAATACCGATGCCGAAGGCCGCCTTGCCCTGTGCGACGCCCTGGCCTACGCCCAGAAAACCTGGACTCCCGCCGCCATGGTGGACATAGCCACCCTCACGGGAGCCTGCGCTGTGGCCCTTGGCACGCAGGTGGCCGGGCTTTTCAGCGATGATGAAGACCTCAGCGAGCGCATCCGCGCCGCCGGGGGCGCATGCGGCGAAGAATTCTGGCCCCTGCCCCTGTGGAAGCCCTATGCCGAGCAACTGAAAAGCGACGTGGCCGACATCTGCCACATGGGCCCGCGCGAAGGCGGAGCCATCAACGCCGCGCTCTTTTTGCAGCACTTCATTCAGGAAGGGGTACGCTGGGCGCATCTGGACATTGCCGGGGTTGACTGGGCCGCCAAGCCCACGCCCCTGTGCCCCGCCGGGCCTTCGGCCTTTGGCGCACGCACGCTGCTTGAACTGGCCAGGGGAGGCGTTTAG
- a CDS encoding helix-turn-helix domain-containing protein — translation MPEACQTITLGNKPYRCGFELTLDLIGGKWKLLIIYFLAERPVLRFGELRRCLPDVSERMLVKQLRELEHDGIIHREAFGTVPPRVEYSLTPIGVSLIPIMRSLRAWGDGYDDKLQDLAKTPVKNAVAP, via the coding sequence ATGCCTGAAGCCTGCCAAACCATAACACTGGGGAACAAGCCGTACCGTTGCGGTTTTGAACTCACTCTTGACCTTATAGGCGGCAAATGGAAGCTCCTTATCATCTATTTTCTGGCGGAACGCCCTGTCCTGCGCTTTGGCGAGCTGCGCCGCTGCCTGCCCGACGTCAGCGAACGCATGCTGGTCAAGCAGCTTCGCGAGCTTGAGCATGACGGCATCATTCATCGGGAAGCCTTCGGAACCGTTCCGCCGCGCGTGGAATACTCACTGACGCCCATAGGCGTTTCGCTTATCCCCATCATGCGCTCCTTGCGCGCCTGGGGTGACGGTTATGACGACAAACTGCAGGACTTGGCGAAAACTCCGGTAAAAAACGCTGTCGCGCCCTAA
- a CDS encoding flavodoxin family protein, producing the protein MKVLALNGSPRKNGNTATLLEKVLSPLIEAGWETEIVQIGGQKIQGCRGCLKCAEKKNQRCVFDSDILNGVLEKMLAADAMILGTPCYFTDMSAEMKALVDRAGFVAFVNGGLFQGKIGAAVVAAGRGGATHAFDSINHMFLMSRMLVPGSTYWNMGYGSNEKDVLNDSYGMENMNHLGRTIAWLGKAIAPHLASFPA; encoded by the coding sequence ATGAAAGTACTGGCACTTAACGGAAGTCCGAGAAAGAATGGAAACACGGCCACATTGCTGGAAAAAGTTTTGTCGCCGCTGATCGAGGCAGGCTGGGAAACCGAAATTGTGCAGATTGGCGGCCAAAAGATCCAGGGTTGCCGGGGCTGCCTGAAATGCGCGGAAAAGAAGAACCAGCGATGTGTGTTTGACAGCGACATCCTCAACGGCGTTCTGGAAAAAATGCTTGCGGCGGACGCCATGATTCTTGGCACGCCCTGCTATTTTACCGACATGAGCGCGGAGATGAAGGCGCTGGTTGACCGCGCCGGATTTGTGGCCTTTGTCAACGGCGGCCTGTTTCAGGGCAAGATAGGGGCCGCCGTGGTGGCCGCGGGCCGCGGCGGGGCAACGCACGCCTTTGACAGCATCAACCACATGTTCCTCATGTCGCGCATGCTCGTGCCGGGGTCGACCTACTGGAACATGGGTTATGGCAGCAATGAAAAAGACGTGCTCAACGACAGCTACGGCATGGAAAACATGAACCATCTTGGCCGCACCATAGCCTGGCTCGGCAAGGCGATAGCGCCGCATCTGGCGAGCTTTCCCGCATAG
- the hemW gene encoding radical SAM family heme chaperone HemW — MLVYIHVPFCSTRCRYCAFFSNPLGRGVDPVSSPLVRDYVDTLFMEMAHWGDRLSGSTVESVFFGGGTPSLLPPRVIGHIMERLGRYFKLAHKAEVTLEANPESLRGGHRVTQYLEAGINRLSIGIQSLDDSMLRMLGRPHKAQDSLHAAFLAREAGCANINVDLMWGLPGQSVRQWLQTLKDVMRMSPDHISAYGLTVEPGTPLELDVEDGRLVLPTERDQNIMFMEGAALLEQQGYLHYEISNFARMGFQCRHNMGYWEGEDYLGFGPSATSTIGGQRWTNPASQRAWDMRARDGSLGQEVEVLDAQTRVLELLMLRLRTSRGLQVKAYREMTGRDFVRDHQRLVQALHENGLIRIRNGYLRLTRSGMLVSNSILSNLFARTREVLNQGLAPGARPDVKPAVGTGAGSLGEAVLAEGALGQVAGQPGDMVAGAAGVATEGADAAAQDVVIPAGPLGHKRNVRSSAEIRPVQWPKA; from the coding sequence ATGCTCGTATATATCCACGTTCCCTTTTGCAGCACGCGTTGCCGTTACTGCGCCTTTTTTTCCAATCCTCTGGGGCGCGGGGTGGACCCTGTGTCATCGCCCCTGGTGCGCGACTATGTGGACACCCTGTTTATGGAGATGGCCCACTGGGGCGACCGTCTGAGCGGCAGCACGGTGGAGTCGGTATTTTTCGGGGGCGGCACGCCGAGCCTGCTCCCGCCGCGCGTCATCGGGCACATTATGGAACGCCTTGGCCGCTACTTCAAACTGGCACACAAGGCCGAAGTGACGCTTGAGGCCAACCCCGAATCCCTGCGGGGCGGCCACCGTGTGACCCAGTATCTTGAGGCGGGCATCAACCGTCTTTCCATCGGCATTCAGAGTCTTGACGACAGCATGTTGCGCATGCTGGGGCGTCCGCACAAGGCCCAGGACAGCCTGCACGCGGCCTTTCTGGCGCGGGAGGCGGGCTGCGCCAACATCAACGTGGATCTCATGTGGGGCCTGCCGGGGCAGAGCGTGCGGCAGTGGCTGCAAACCCTCAAGGACGTCATGCGCATGAGCCCGGATCATATCTCGGCCTATGGCCTGACCGTGGAGCCAGGCACGCCCCTGGAACTGGATGTGGAGGACGGCCGCCTGGTATTGCCCACGGAGCGCGACCAGAACATCATGTTTATGGAGGGCGCGGCCCTGCTGGAGCAGCAGGGCTACCTGCACTACGAGATCTCGAATTTCGCCCGCATGGGCTTTCAGTGCCGCCACAATATGGGCTACTGGGAGGGCGAGGACTATCTGGGCTTCGGGCCTTCCGCCACATCGACCATAGGCGGGCAGCGCTGGACAAATCCGGCAAGCCAGAGAGCCTGGGACATGCGCGCCCGCGACGGAAGCCTCGGGCAGGAAGTGGAAGTGCTTGATGCGCAGACGCGCGTGCTTGAACTGCTCATGCTGCGGCTGCGCACGTCACGCGGGTTGCAGGTCAAGGCCTACCGGGAGATGACAGGGCGGGACTTTGTGCGCGATCACCAGCGCCTGGTGCAGGCCCTGCATGAAAACGGACTCATTCGCATACGTAACGGCTATTTGCGGCTGACGCGCAGCGGCATGCTGGTGTCCAACTCCATTTTGAGCAATCTCTTTGCGCGGACGCGTGAAGTTCTCAATCAGGGGCTGGCTCCCGGAGCACGTCCCGATGTGAAGCCCGCCGTCGGCACTGGTGCTGGCAGCCTTGGCGAGGCTGTATTGGCGGAAGGGGCCTTGGGCCAGGTGGCCGGACAGCCGGGCGATATGGTGGCAGGGGCTGCCGGGGTGGCGACCGAAGGGGCTGACGCGGCGGCGCAGGATGTTGTGATTCCCGCCGGGCCGCTGGGCCATAAAAGGAACGTCCGCAGCAGTGCGGAGATACGCCCGGTGCAGTGGCCCAAAGCCTGA
- a CDS encoding (deoxy)nucleoside triphosphate pyrophosphohydrolase: MEYTQTIDVAAGIIWRGGLFLAAQRPTNKIMEGYWEFPGGKLEGNESPEEALKRELAEELGIGVSEASYWQCVEHHYAERKLTVRLYFFHVTEFVGEPCPVEGQNLRWVSPDEAPDLGFLPADASVLEQLLSLGKLH; the protein is encoded by the coding sequence ATGGAGTACACGCAAACTATTGATGTGGCGGCGGGCATAATCTGGCGCGGCGGGCTTTTTCTTGCCGCCCAACGGCCCACCAACAAGATTATGGAAGGCTACTGGGAGTTTCCCGGCGGCAAGCTTGAGGGCAACGAAAGCCCGGAAGAAGCGCTCAAACGCGAACTGGCCGAAGAACTGGGCATAGGCGTCAGCGAGGCCAGCTACTGGCAGTGTGTTGAGCACCACTACGCGGAGCGGAAGCTCACCGTGCGCCTGTATTTTTTTCACGTTACCGAGTTTGTGGGCGAACCCTGCCCCGTGGAAGGACAGAATCTGCGCTGGGTCAGCCCGGACGAAGCCCCGGACTTGGGCTTTCTGCCCGCCGACGCGAGCGTGCTTGAACAGCTTCTGTCCCTGGGCAAGCTCCACTAG
- a CDS encoding ABC-F family ATP-binding cassette domain-containing protein gives MKITIQELSKSFGGRDIFSNFSLEVDSGVRLCVCGPNGTGKSTFLRLLAGVDSADGGRVILPRGCRMGYVEQELSEEALNTPLLTYVLDVLHDWSDFWTQWEEAAADKDESRLTELMHRQSELESLYGYNPEHRAKAVLSGLGFAEHKWGRTLRELSGGWRERAKLARVLTAGADVLLLDEPTNHLDMEAVEWLESFLLDFKGALVFVAHDRRFMDTVGTHVLYLGLARPVFRKATYTQFLTLQDEYNAQREREARALREDLDKKMAFVERFRAKATKARQAGSRQKMAKKLEKELEDYRPEPKRKELNFSWPEAPHSEKIVLAAADLDFHFGDGKVMWPPLTFTLYRGQRVALVGHNGCGKSTLLKLLAGTLERCGGNLATATQLRMGYYTQHQMETLRDDTTVLSEIRRLSDPRTTEEELMSVLGLFLLGQDYFDRQVGALSGGEKSRLVLASLFLKRCNFLLLDEPTNHLDLESREALVSALQKFTGTLLMVAHDRWLLSQVGAEAWELDKKGITVFPDFVAYDTERRARNAAAGAGGNGQGAQAQDAASAGDAGPGLSREEQKRLKREQAEKRNALHKELKPLQSKYDAMEKELAKVLDEQGTVEAQLADPEIYADHARSSELLKTFEACKKRGEDLFEEMTALEERMDAVRGRWNTED, from the coding sequence GTGAAAATAACGATTCAGGAACTTTCAAAATCTTTTGGCGGACGGGACATCTTCAGCAATTTTTCGCTGGAGGTGGATTCCGGTGTGCGCCTGTGCGTCTGTGGCCCCAACGGTACGGGCAAGTCCACCTTTTTGCGGCTGCTGGCCGGGGTGGACTCCGCTGACGGCGGGCGCGTCATTTTGCCGCGCGGCTGTCGCATGGGCTATGTGGAACAGGAGCTTTCAGAAGAGGCGCTCAATACGCCGCTGCTCACCTACGTTCTGGACGTGCTGCACGACTGGAGCGACTTCTGGACGCAATGGGAAGAAGCCGCCGCCGACAAGGACGAATCCCGCCTTACCGAACTCATGCACCGCCAGAGCGAGCTTGAATCGCTCTACGGATACAATCCCGAGCACAGGGCCAAGGCCGTGCTTTCGGGTCTGGGGTTTGCTGAGCACAAGTGGGGCCGCACCCTGCGCGAACTCTCCGGCGGCTGGCGCGAACGCGCCAAGCTTGCCCGCGTGCTCACCGCAGGGGCCGACGTGCTCCTGCTGGACGAACCCACCAACCACCTGGACATGGAAGCCGTGGAATGGCTGGAGTCCTTTTTGCTGGACTTCAAGGGCGCGCTGGTATTCGTGGCCCACGACCGCCGTTTTATGGACACGGTGGGCACGCACGTGCTCTATCTGGGCCTCGCCCGCCCCGTGTTCCGCAAAGCCACCTACACCCAGTTTCTGACCCTGCAGGACGAATACAACGCCCAGCGCGAGCGTGAAGCCCGCGCCCTCAGGGAAGACCTTGATAAAAAAATGGCCTTTGTGGAGCGCTTTCGCGCCAAGGCCACCAAGGCCCGGCAGGCTGGCTCGCGTCAGAAGATGGCGAAAAAGCTTGAAAAAGAGCTTGAAGACTACAGACCGGAACCCAAGCGCAAAGAGCTGAACTTTTCCTGGCCCGAAGCGCCGCACTCCGAAAAAATCGTTCTGGCGGCCGCTGATCTGGATTTTCATTTCGGCGACGGCAAAGTCATGTGGCCGCCCCTGACCTTTACCCTGTACCGTGGGCAGCGTGTTGCCCTGGTTGGCCACAACGGCTGCGGCAAATCCACCTTGCTCAAACTGCTGGCGGGCACGCTGGAACGCTGCGGCGGCAATCTGGCCACTGCCACGCAACTGCGCATGGGCTACTATACCCAGCACCAGATGGAGACCCTGCGCGACGACACGACGGTGCTCAGCGAAATACGCCGTCTGTCCGACCCGCGCACCACTGAAGAAGAGCTCATGAGCGTGCTCGGCCTCTTTCTTCTGGGGCAGGACTATTTTGACAGGCAGGTGGGCGCGCTCTCCGGCGGTGAAAAAAGCCGCCTTGTGCTGGCGAGCCTGTTTCTGAAGCGCTGCAACTTTTTGCTGCTGGACGAACCCACCAACCATCTGGACCTTGAAAGCCGTGAGGCGCTGGTGTCGGCCCTGCAAAAATTCACGGGAACCTTGCTCATGGTCGCCCACGACCGCTGGCTGCTTTCGCAGGTGGGCGCGGAGGCCTGGGAGCTTGACAAAAAGGGCATCACGGTGTTCCCCGACTTTGTGGCCTATGATACGGAACGCCGCGCACGCAACGCTGCTGCGGGCGCGGGCGGCAACGGCCAGGGCGCGCAGGCGCAGGATGCCGCATCAGCCGGTGACGCTGGCCCGGGCCTTTCGCGTGAGGAGCAAAAACGCCTCAAGCGCGAACAGGCCGAAAAACGCAATGCCCTGCACAAGGAACTCAAGCCCCTGCAAAGCAAGTATGACGCCATGGAAAAAGAACTGGCCAAGGTGCTGGACGAGCAGGGAACGGTTGAGGCCCAACTGGCCGACCCGGAAATTTACGCCGATCACGCGCGCTCCTCGGAACTGCTGAAAACCTTTGAGGCGTGCAAAAAGCGCGGCGAAGACCTTTTTGAAGAAATGACAGCTCTTGAGGAGCGCATGGACGCCGTACGCGGCCGGTGGAATACCGAAGACTAG
- a CDS encoding NAD(P)-dependent oxidoreductase → MITADCGADMTQAGPARPEGSSGADFAATGHLADVRVLLTGGTGFVGRHLLPQLLQAGARVTCLTRASSHTAGLPEGVAVVQADLGTGRGLTEALEGQDVVIHMAALLFGLGWQDYLRANARAAACLAEAIRQADDNAAKRGQPGMQRFVLVSSQAATGPCGTAPGVDDHALPAPVSAYGWSKALSEQILGRALGDRMVTLRPPIIYGSGDKGLLPVFKGVMRGVAVSPGFGREFPVSAVHARDMGQAVICACRPDARGVYHLNDGQAHNMSDFCRAMGQAVDKALKRRKHAVHVIHMPLPIMALTAGLSSAFGIAADALLGRLPASFGGHLRRAPNWNLDKYREARQAGWLSDGSRIRRELGFTPCMSLEAGMAEAVEGYRREGWL, encoded by the coding sequence ATGATCACGGCGGATTGCGGCGCAGACATGACACAGGCTGGCCCTGCTCGCCCTGAAGGCTCCAGTGGGGCGGATTTTGCCGCCACCGGGCATCTTGCGGACGTGCGGGTGCTGCTTACGGGCGGCACAGGCTTTGTGGGCCGCCATCTGCTGCCGCAACTGCTGCAGGCAGGCGCGCGCGTCACCTGCCTCACGCGGGCAAGCTCGCACACGGCGGGCCTTCCTGAAGGCGTGGCCGTGGTCCAGGCCGATCTTGGCACCGGGCGCGGTCTGACCGAAGCCCTTGAGGGGCAGGATGTGGTCATCCACATGGCCGCCCTTCTTTTCGGGCTGGGCTGGCAGGACTACCTGCGCGCCAACGCCCGCGCCGCCGCGTGTCTGGCCGAGGCCATACGTCAGGCCGACGACAACGCCGCAAAACGCGGCCAGCCGGGCATGCAAAGATTTGTGCTGGTGTCCAGCCAGGCGGCCACCGGCCCCTGCGGCACGGCCCCCGGCGTGGACGACCATGCTTTGCCCGCGCCCGTATCGGCCTACGGCTGGTCAAAAGCGCTGAGCGAACAAATTCTGGGCCGCGCCCTTGGCGACCGCATGGTCACCTTGCGCCCGCCCATCATTTACGGTTCAGGCGACAAGGGCCTTTTGCCCGTCTTCAAGGGTGTCATGCGCGGCGTGGCCGTGAGTCCCGGCTTTGGGCGGGAATTTCCCGTCAGCGCCGTACACGCGCGCGACATGGGCCAGGCCGTCATCTGCGCGTGCAGGCCCGACGCCCGGGGCGTCTACCATCTCAATGACGGGCAGGCGCACAATATGAGCGATTTTTGCCGCGCCATGGGGCAGGCCGTGGACAAGGCACTGAAGCGCCGCAAGCACGCGGTGCATGTCATCCACATGCCCCTGCCCATCATGGCGCTCACGGCAGGGCTTTCATCCGCCTTCGGCATTGCTGCCGACGCCCTGCTGGGCAGGCTGCCCGCCTCTTTCGGCGGCCATCTGCGCCGCGCCCCCAACTGGAATCTGGACAAATACCGCGAAGCCCGGCAAGCTGGCTGGCTGAGCGATGGCAGCCGTATTCGGCGAGAACTTGGCTTCACCCCCTGCATGAGCCTTGAGGCTGGCATGGCTGAAGCAGTGGAAGGCTACCGCCGTGAGGGCTGGTTGTGA
- a CDS encoding dihydroorotate dehydrogenase yields MDLSVTLNGQTHDLSLKNPILTASGTFGYGLEFATYGDLASLGGMVVKGLSLQAREGNPTPRIVETTAGMLNAVGLQNDGVDVFCSKKLPELPWQETPVIANIYAGSVEDFGLLAARLNDEEGVAALEVNVSCPNVREGGIAFGQDPRMLAQVTTAVRSAAPDKHVMVKLSPNVTDITVMARAAEEAGADSISCINTLLGMAVDLQRRRPSLANVVGGLSGPAIKPVALRCVWQVASAVKIPVVGVGGISCVEDALEFILVGAHAVQVGTASFMRPDCAFDLVKQLPAACERLGVSSLAELRGSLQLG; encoded by the coding sequence ATGGATCTTTCCGTCACACTGAACGGCCAGACGCACGATCTGTCCCTCAAAAATCCCATACTTACGGCCTCCGGAACCTTTGGCTACGGCCTGGAGTTCGCCACCTACGGCGATCTTGCCAGCCTTGGCGGCATGGTGGTCAAGGGGCTTTCCCTCCAGGCCCGCGAAGGCAACCCCACCCCCCGCATTGTGGAAACCACGGCGGGCATGCTCAATGCCGTGGGTTTGCAGAATGACGGAGTCGATGTCTTCTGCTCAAAAAAACTCCCTGAGCTGCCCTGGCAGGAAACTCCCGTTATCGCAAATATTTATGCAGGATCTGTTGAAGACTTCGGCCTGCTGGCCGCCCGCCTCAATGATGAGGAAGGCGTGGCCGCGCTTGAGGTCAACGTGTCCTGCCCCAATGTGCGCGAAGGCGGCATAGCCTTTGGCCAGGATCCCCGCATGCTGGCGCAGGTGACTACCGCCGTGCGCAGCGCCGCCCCTGACAAGCACGTCATGGTCAAGCTTTCGCCCAATGTCACCGACATCACCGTCATGGCCCGCGCTGCGGAAGAAGCCGGCGCGGACAGCATATCCTGCATCAACACGCTTCTGGGCATGGCCGTTGACCTGCAACGGCGCCGCCCGTCCCTGGCCAATGTGGTCGGCGGCCTTTCCGGCCCTGCCATCAAGCCCGTGGCCCTGCGCTGCGTATGGCAGGTCGCCAGCGCGGTAAAGATTCCCGTGGTGGGCGTGGGCGGCATCTCGTGCGTCGAGGACGCGCTGGAATTCATTTTGGTGGGCGCGCACGCCGTTCAGGTGGGCACCGCCAGCTTCATGCGGCCGGACTGCGCCTTTGATCTGGTGAAGCAGCTTCCCGCCGCCTGCGAACGTCTGGGCGTTTCTTCGCTGGCCGAGCTGCGCGGCAGCTTGCAACTGGGCTGA